A genomic region of Hyalangium minutum contains the following coding sequences:
- a CDS encoding CotH kinase family protein — MPPKNDPGSTGTDVLPSLPDAGPGDGGDVDTPPLPPDNGLPDAGPPDAGPPDAGPRWGEYPPVQTRVPVFELQIAQADLDWLDANPTSDREVPVVVVLDGERAPGLVRYRGASTRTLPQKSFKIELDPGYELEDRDHFELLAEWYDSAKLTEKFAVDLYTAMGLPVPRARFTRVKLNGQDNGLYLDMEHVGKDYLKHHAMERNASIYRCGARNCEMTLRYNSAYQQDFEKKTNEDTGREDLDQFLTRLNRTDDADFETKVDRYMNLESYLGNMVADALISNNVIEDSKSYWIHEHTKDRWEYVPWDLNNAQMLFWRTWNPDDPPITNRWPQTFSAYDPWVQRIYEERLVDRPGQQPTWNVINTRIWDHPALRARLLAKLEAALAGPFSEAKANAHIDKLWAVVEPQLAADPYVSREHVARARNFLKQYVRNRAIFLRGLMSTLRAHGSGPLVIREINAGSAGYIELVNRDTLPMMLEGYELTNDLRATTRYRLPTVNLAPGQTVRFMATGNTALGPMHLPFTLSRSGGEVGLFDGKCVSAAGKQLVYSPVDTLYYGPIPYGTVYGRKTPQSEDFERRPLAQ, encoded by the coding sequence ATGCCCCCGAAAAACGACCCGGGGAGTACAGGAACGGACGTTCTGCCCTCGCTGCCGGATGCGGGGCCGGGGGATGGCGGAGACGTGGACACCCCGCCGCTTCCACCGGACAACGGCCTCCCGGATGCGGGACCGCCGGATGCGGGGCCGCCGGATGCGGGCCCACGCTGGGGGGAGTACCCCCCGGTGCAGACGCGGGTGCCCGTCTTCGAGCTGCAGATTGCCCAGGCGGACCTGGACTGGCTGGACGCGAACCCCACCTCGGACAGGGAGGTGCCGGTGGTGGTGGTGCTCGACGGGGAGCGCGCTCCCGGCCTGGTGCGCTACCGCGGCGCGAGCACCCGGACGCTGCCTCAGAAGAGCTTCAAGATCGAGCTGGATCCTGGCTACGAGCTGGAGGACCGCGACCACTTCGAGCTGCTGGCCGAGTGGTACGACAGCGCCAAGCTGACGGAGAAGTTCGCGGTGGACCTCTATACCGCCATGGGGCTGCCGGTGCCGCGCGCCCGCTTCACCCGGGTGAAGCTCAACGGCCAGGACAACGGCCTGTACCTGGACATGGAGCACGTGGGGAAGGACTACCTCAAGCACCACGCCATGGAGCGCAATGCCTCCATCTACCGGTGCGGGGCTCGCAACTGCGAGATGACGCTCCGCTACAACTCCGCCTACCAGCAGGACTTCGAGAAGAAGACCAACGAGGACACGGGCCGCGAGGACCTCGACCAGTTCCTCACGCGGCTGAACCGCACGGATGACGCGGACTTCGAGACGAAGGTGGACCGCTACATGAACCTCGAGTCCTACCTGGGCAACATGGTCGCGGACGCGCTCATCTCCAACAACGTCATCGAGGACTCGAAGAGCTACTGGATCCACGAGCACACGAAGGACCGCTGGGAGTACGTGCCCTGGGACTTGAACAACGCGCAGATGCTCTTCTGGCGCACGTGGAACCCGGACGATCCGCCCATCACCAACCGCTGGCCGCAGACCTTCAGTGCGTATGACCCGTGGGTGCAGCGCATCTACGAGGAGCGCCTGGTGGACCGTCCCGGCCAGCAGCCGACGTGGAATGTCATCAACACGCGCATCTGGGACCATCCCGCGCTGCGCGCCCGCCTGCTGGCGAAGCTCGAGGCGGCGCTGGCGGGCCCCTTCTCGGAGGCGAAGGCGAACGCGCACATCGACAAGCTGTGGGCCGTGGTAGAGCCGCAGCTGGCCGCGGACCCGTACGTCTCCCGCGAGCACGTGGCGCGGGCCCGGAACTTCCTGAAGCAGTACGTGCGCAACCGCGCCATCTTCCTCCGCGGCCTGATGAGCACGCTGAGGGCCCACGGGAGCGGTCCCCTGGTCATCCGGGAGATCAACGCGGGCAGCGCGGGCTACATCGAGCTCGTCAACCGGGACACCCTGCCGATGATGCTGGAGGGCTACGAGCTGACGAACGACCTGCGCGCCACCACGCGCTACCGGCTGCCCACCGTGAACCTGGCCCCTGGACAGACGGTGCGCTTCATGGCCACCGGGAACACGGCGCTGGGCCCCATGCACCTGCCGTTCACCCTCTCCCGCTCGGGCGGCGAGGTGGGCCTGTTCGACGGCAAGTGCGTGTCGGCCGCCGGGAAGCAGCTCGTGTACTCGCCGGTGGACACCCTCTATTACGGGCCCATTCCGTACGGGACCGTGTACGGGCGCAAGACGCCCCAGAGCGAGGACTTCGAGCGAAGGCCGCTGGCGCAGTAA